The sequence CATCGCGAATGAACTCGTGAATGGTGATGGATGATTggaattacataaataaatattatagaattaacGTATACCTGTTACCTCTTCATAGAAATTACAGTACAATGCACGTTTaagaattacataatttctcaaatttgtaacatttaatGTCGTTTTCTCACGTTCTCTCCCCATTGTCATTTCATTTCCATATATAGcacattaatttcttctttatgttttatttaaaatatattattatataacttatgttattcatcgaatattattattattattattattataattgctaTTATTGAGTCATATTGTGGTGTTATTAAGATAATATCTGCATATCTGCAAGTATACGATCACTGCATAGTActgcaatttttttcaaacagGTCATAGACATACGAAAAATATGCATATTCTGATTAAACAATCAATTAATCAGTGCTATTCATCTGTCAATCTGTGAGACGTATGGCGTATTGTAATGgttctataataaaacagATCAAGTAAAAAATGGCATATATTTAATAGctgtacataatttatgtaCCATTATGTGTCATTTTGTATCACTAAGTTAACGTCTTTTAAAGGATTTCTTCTGGCCCTTTCCCGctgcaaatttctttttctgcgttttaagattattttgtttcttcttGATGTTTGCcctgaaatataaaatgagcattattatatcaaaaaataatatataaaagtatgtaTAACGCACATTATGTATTACACAAAGTATAATACAAAACTTATGTATAACACACATGTAAGCTATTGTGCTACAAATCCACAaagattttgataaaaaatactGAAAAATATACTCACTCGTATCGCGTTCTTTTGATTTCTCTTTTACTCGTCAAATCTACGTCGAACGCTGACCGTTTTCTTTTCAATGACCGTTTTCTTTTTGACGATCCTTCAATGAAATAACGTAAATCACAGTAGAGGCAACAGCAGTtcttttgatattataaattataaaataatacgaaaTTCTGTGTTCATTACATAAACACATACCTTGTTTATTAGCGTAATCATTCTCGTCTACAGCATAAAGTTTCTTCGgtttcatgttttttttacataatcgTGCTTGCCATGCAGTTagcttttctaattttttgtCTTCCGCCTTCATAGATTCGTCTTGTgcattctcctttttttttcttcccttcactttttcttgtttcttatttttgtcAACTTGTTTCTGAGTTAATTGCAGGTTTTCTGAAAAatgcgtaaaatttaattatttcttagaATTGCATGAAGTTATGACAATAAGGAacgatattttagaaatatcaatttacctttctctttcttgttcTCCTTTTTGGTTTGGGGGAAGGCAGTTCTCTCATCCTTGTCATCTTCATCTTTAAGTATCTTTTCAGCACGATTAACTTGATTCTCTACTTCAGTCAATTTCTTCtcgcttctctcttcttccagAATTAGTTCTACGTTCGGCTCCAGggattgtatttttttattgtatttctcTATTATATCGGGCGGTATTATTCTCTTTTTGACAGGATTCTTTGCTTCCTTGATAACATCTTTTACCAAAGAACGTTCCTGTTCCCCGACCAAGGATACGGAAACGCCTGAACGTCCCGCTCGTGCAGTTCTCCCGACTCTAacacaattataaatattatttttctttagctCAAATACGTACGTAAAACGACGTGATAGCTACAACTGTTATACCGGTGTATATAATGCTGCAGGCTTGGTGGCATCATGAAATTAATCACCGTCTTGATACCGCTGATGTCTAAGCCGCGCGCTGCAACATCTGTTgctaataatacattaatctCTTCATCCTTAAATCGCCGCAGACTTTCCAGTCGTTGCGACTGTGTAAgatttccatgaagttctccagccttattatatataaacaaaaaaaagaattttatattaaaattaataatatcaactATTAAATGTTGATTATCGATTTACTTACTTTCACACCCAATAGTCCCAATAAAATGTGCAACCTGTGAGCTTGTTTTTTCGTCTGTACAAAAACTATGGTGCGATCGTGGAAAGTTCGACAAACTAACGCTGCTAAAATTGCTTCacggtctctttctcttttcttacgTATGCTGGAATTTCAACTCTGGTCAGCAAATGacaataatgtataaaaaattataaaaagtttttcagTTACCGAATAAATTCCTGACGCAAGTTGAAGGCTACATCTTGATTGCTATTTACAAACATTTTAATAGGTTTGTCGAGGGATACCGTGGCTAAATCCTTGACTTCCTCAGTCATAGTAGCAGAGAACAACATTGTTTGCCTGTTCTTCGAACACTGTTGCACAATGTATTTCACTTGGTCAGCGAAGTACTCATCCAACATTCTTAAAAATTGACACTTcattaaatatgaattatgcataataggttaatattatatatatattttctctttataagaatatattgaattttaattgttttaccTATCAGCTTCatctaaaattaatatttctatccTGAGCAATGAGAAAGTCGATGAATTTTTTAAGTGATCGATTAATCTGCCAGGTGTTGCTATTACAATGTCTGGTTTTTTCTCTAATACATTTTcctacatataaaaatatataaagaatattatctgcttatttatttttgatattcttTAGAAAAGTGTATGCAAAGCAAAGTAATTCACCTGTACTTTCGCGTCTAAACCACCCACAGATAAACCAACTTTTATTGTTGTAAATTGTGCTAACTGTTTTGTCACTTGATAAACTTGCACTCCCAACTCTCTAGTGGGCACGAGTACGAGAACTCGCGAAACGGCAGGACCGACCGGTTTGTACAACAATCTCTCCAAAGTGGGAATCATGTAAGCTGCCGTCTTGCCAGTACCCGTTGCCGCACAGCCACAAATATCACGACCCATCAAAGCTACAGGAATAGTAGCCGTTTGTATGGGAGTTGGTTGTGCGAAATTCATTTTCATCAGAGCCTACAAGTTTGTGAAATTCACACATATTTCACTATACACTTTaccatttaatatattttcttctatttaaatatattagtttttcacaaaattatttaatcaagtaatagattataattatatagcatACCTTTAAAAAAGGTCTGGACAAGTTCATTTGATGAAATGAATCATAGGTTTGATTTTCCGTATATTCTTCGAAATCAATTGTTTCCTCATCCTTTTCTCTGGCagtcttttcctttttatcttttttttccttggTTTTAATGATATCTATAACAATTTCATATAAGATTACAAAACTGAAGATATAGATATACAGATAGGTATGCAGGAAAATATGATGTTCTATTGCGATCACAAATAATGTATGAAATCACAGTCGTCACACATACGTAcaaatacacacatacacaaaattaaatatatgtacctTTTTTAAGTTCATCCTCTGATAGAGACATGACATCATCGTCCTGAGCTGTTTCAAGCTCTATCTTAATAGGATCATTCTCCGTTTCATTCTGATAGTCACAATAAggaattacttttaataatttcattaaaattaagaacaataaatatttcatataatattaatttatataagtaattgttttttttatgaattgtGTTATACTTTGCCTATAACATGGACGATATTACATACCTGGCTACCATGACGTTGCTTggctttttctattttatcatCTAATTTCATGTTTGCTTTCCGTTTAATATATTTGCCCAAATCATTCCAAGGATCTTCATTGTACTCTGAGCCACTGTCTTCAAATTCAAAACTGCTGTTAAAGTCTGTACACGGTTTCTTTTGCTTTCGTGGCTGGAACTGATGAACAGGAATTTAAGCAAAGTATTATCATTTAGGACagagcaaaaatatattttgtaaaaacataTAAAGTGTTCGGACGCCGGAATTGATCGCGATGCGACCGGCAATTCTGAAACCGGGAAACCGTCCACGCACTAAGCGTGATACGTTTTAATTTCTAACATAAAGAGaaagttaatatttatatcagacatattttttaaatagataacCTAAATGTTGAAATAGATAACctgtattatattactatattgACTTACATCGTCTTCCTCATCTGAAGTTTCAGAGTAATGTGACACTTCCTCATCATCATcgatagtttttattaaatcccAATTACTTGTCATCTTGAAGAAGAGTAAATATTAGTAAATCAAATATACATTCCTTTTAAATTAAACCTTGGTAAACTTTGATACACGTGGATCACCATCATGTCTTAAAGCCCACTCTACAATAGACAGTAAGCAGTAAGAAGTAAGAGTTTCCCATTGGtcagtttttgaaataatcgatttcgATTGGTCACTTCTTACTGCTTACTGCCATTGTAAACTAGGCTTGTGTAGCAAGCGCTTCGATTTCGCGGGCAAGATAAATGTGTGAGGAACAATGGCTACTACTACACGAGTGGAGGAGTTGATTAACTATTTTAAGTCACATAACAAAATCCGGGAACAGCAGAGTCACTCGGCGAAGGTGCACAGTGTGGGATGGAGTTGCGACGGCAAATATCTAGCCTCGGGTTCATTTGATAAATCCGTTTGTATATTCTCACTCGGGCCCGATCGTTTGGTTAGTAAACATAACCTATTAATAATGCTTTTAGAATGTTTTCTTTTAAGAcaggaatttttttatctacttATTgatctataaaattaataattgcaacTAAAAGGTTCGATAATTTATGGTAAAAGAGgctttaaaaatcttggatTGACGTAAGgacaatcatttttattaatttctaatgaCTAAGGTAAAGCGATTAAGCGCTGTTACTGtattaacgtaattttaattttaaacgtaaattaattgaatctcTAATGCGAATTTCTTTTACAGAAGCAGGAGACAACTTTTAGAGGGCATGGTGGTAGCGTGGACCAATTGTGTTGGCATGCATTTTACCCAGAATTATTGTCAACAGCGAGTGGAGACAAAACAGTTCGCATCTGGGACACGAGAACGCAGAAGTGTACGGCGAACATCAGCACCAGAGgagaaaatatcaatatatcatGGTCACCAGATGGTAACACAATTGCAGTCGGAAACAAAGAGGATCTCGTTACCTTCATTGATGCCCGGGTGATGAAGATACGCGCCGAGGAGCAGTTCAACTTTGAAGTGAATGAGATCTCGTGGAACAAAGACTCGGACACCTTCTATTTGACAAACGGTCAGGGTTGTGTGCATATACTCAGTTATCCGGAGCTTGAACTGTTGCACGTCATTAAGGCGCATCCTGGCACGTGTATCTGTATCGAGTTCGACCCAACCGGCCAGTACTTCGCCACCGGGTCTGCAGATGCACTAGTCTCCCTGTGGGACGCTGATGAATTGTGCTGCTTAAGGACTTTCTCGCGGCTAGAATGGCCAGTACGAACGATTTCCTTTTCGTACGATGGCCAGTTGCTAGCGGCAGCGTCCGAGGATTTAGTGATTGACATCGGCGAGGTGCAGACCGGTGAGAAGATCGCCGATGTTCCTGTGGAAGCGGCAACGTTCACTGTTGCTTGGCATCCGAAACAGTATCTTTTGGCTTATGCGTGTGACGATAAAGACACTTATGACAGAAAACGTGACGCTGGCAGTTTGAAAGTATTCGGCTTCTccaatgattaatttttttttattggacTCGCATTGTCTTCAAAATtctataagtatatattttgtttactTAGTGATTTTCACTTAATGATATTACTTATAATGTATTTATCATAATTGACGAATTGCTACGAAAGACATCTATAAGATACTGTAAGACATctagaaaaattgtataatttccGCGAATAAACTCTCAAAGAAAGTGAGAAATTCTACATAAATGCGATTTATGTGTATAAAATACAagatatttatgtaaacaCGAATgtagaaatgtaataaatttatataaatgagtttgtatgagagagaaaggtacTCGTTTATCACATATGTGGAATCTCTTGTTGACGATTTGGTTGGCATAGTTACGATGTCTATCtcgagtttattattatttgagtCACATGTGTCAAGCTTCACTTTGTCTGCACAAAGATCAGTGGCAAATCCATCTTCCTCGCTGGATTTTACTCTGTCGTCTCCGATGATCTTCGTCTCACTATGACAAATCCGGATGAAGTTAAGACCGTTTGCGAATGTCAGCATGCTCTCGCGTTATACAGTGACGAAGAAGTTCGTGAGACAAGGGACAACTTTAACAACGTTccaaatatacatgaaatcgaCGAGGAGGATAGTGAGCCCGAAGAAGCGGCAACTTTAGAGCAACCGGGTCCTGCTTCCCATCAAGAAGATGATAAAGTTGCATTGGAGAGTAAGGATGACGATGAATCCGCGTACACAGGCGAGTCTTTCTGCTCCGATGTGTCCTGCGACGAGTCCGAGGTCACCAGCGTCACATTGGGATCCCTGAAATCACTTTCGCTCCACATTGACGATCCTCGGCACAGTCCGAAGGAGCAGGATGCAGAAATTGACGAGTGGAAGGATGATTCCCAAGACGAGTCCTACTCGCTGAACGATAGGCCGTCTCGCGCGACAACGGCGAGTGGATTTGCCAGGTCAAGGCGATGCAGACGATGGAATATGAGTTTCACCGACGAGGAAATGCGTAGGATCGGGCGAGAAAACGAGCTACTGCTGAGAAAGATCATGGCGCAGCAGAGACCACGGAGTAGGATCATCGACGAATGCACCGCTCCGCCTAAAATCAGTAGCTCCGCGATAAACAGGAGgaagctgcagaagaaaataGAAGACGATAATATGGTATGGGTTTTTCTTCCTGGATATCGCTACCGAAACTTGAAGCAAACTATAAAAacgtatgaaaaataaaatatcggcAACACGCTTTCGTAcatatatttctgtattttttttttttaaacaaattaaatcatgcagcaagatacataatttaaaaaactctaTTTGCAGATTCTTTTGAAAAGGATACAACAAGCAAAGTCCCGCGTCTTCGCGAATGCATCGCAAATGGGTTGTAGATTgacttttttatagaactttTATGACACGTTGAAGAAACTTCTTAGAAACGTGAGAAACGGAATCAACTAGTAAACTAAGAtttgataaattgataaatattatctacGTAGGTATAAATTGTGATGTAAATTCTTTGAGGTTTTGTCACACATGCTTTGTCGTCTTTTAATCTACATGAAGTAATTCCGCGTATGCGGAATATTTCTGTTGTTTCGCGCACGAGAAAGTCGTGATGCACTTCGATGATCTATCACAGAAAGTTTCTGCTCTCCCTGAGTACAATATACATTAGTGcgttttttgcttttttgtgACTTCTTTATTAAAACACAACGATTACCAGTCTTGAAGAATAGGTACACATTTCTTTCGTTTCATACTTTGTATACGACGCAACCTTGTAAAACTTGTCTTGAAAATTTTGCGTGAAGGTATCTCTACAAGTCAAGACTATAAAAAATCACAGCTCTCACTCGTCTCGAATAACTTAATTATCACTCGTGGTTAATACCAAGATCAGAATTCTCGAGTAttgcattttctctcttttttttcctgtttctcttttttttcttctcttttctccgtGTTCCTCCGAACAATATCGCGAGAGCAGAGAAAGGGTGTGCTGTAGTCAAGgagcaaattataaatttacgtaTATAAGCCCATGTATAACGATATAGTtgtttctttaaattaatacGTGCTGTgattataatatgaaaatgtattttcctttttttttctcctatTTTTGTTATGTCGACTCTGCTATTCCATATGTACTATTTCCATTTCACTGTAGTCCCTCGATCAAGCATGTATTCAATTTTTACCAACAAAACCAAAAAACCAAAACAAAATTTCCAATTATCCTGCAATACGTAGGCGAACATTTTTCGCTTGCAGTCATTTAACGTATTTTATCATGCTTTAAATAACGAAacagaaaacaaaaattgtaacaCCTAGATTTTGGTTCAAGAAAAGACTGAACGAAAACAACTCGTTTGTGAGGCTTCGTCAATGTCGTATAACATAATAGTAACAATTATATCACAAAGTACGCTCGCGCAGCGCGGTTGCAACAAAACACAACAATTTCCGTAGCTCTGTATCGCGTCATCGCGGTCGCAATCGTATCGTCGCTATTACAAAAAActgttattttcaattttccaaaccaaaaaaaaagaaatcgtgAAACAAATCGACAATACGACGTCAGAAAACCAAACGTCCCCAATAATTAATCCTCGCGCTTCGACCGCCATGATTCCGTCGACGATGGTGTCCATATTGTGCTGAGCGAACGAAATGGATCGAAGCCTGTTCTTTCCTGAAAAGATCATCGAGAATCGTCATTTTTATCCACACAATGCCTTTGATGTCCGTTACTTTACCTGTGCATCCGACTCGGACTGTAACGGTTGCGACACCATAGGCGGTGCGGCCGCTCCCCATGGAGCCGCAGCCCACACACCCCCCGTGTTGATACCCCAGACACCACTGCGTTCCTCTCCAACAGCCGCCCTGGTGTACAACGGTTCCCAATTCGTATCGACTGTCCAGTTATCTGCAATTATATccattataatttacaacatAAACGCGAATTGCATTGAAAGCTTCTTTTCATAATTGCGATGCCGATTTTCTCGTAGAGACTGATACCTTTCAAATCAGATAGAACAGGTTTCTCCGTGATTTTCGACGACTCCAACTGAAATCCGTTTGTATTGTCTGACAGTAAATTTATCATAGGACTAGTATCCTCCCATAATTGGCACCGCGTGTCCTCCTCGGGAGTCTCCAATTCTACTAGAGGTTCGTCAGTTTCTGGAAGATCGTCGTACGGTACCAGCTCACGCTCGAACTGCCGACAGCACGATGAGTGAACGTTTGACTTGACGCTGTTCGAAAAATCGACCTGACTCGAATTGTCACTTACAGGATGTTCCGTGAACGCGTTGATGAAATAACTGTTCGAATGCTGCGAATCCGGTTGTAAAATCAGGGGATCCGGATCGAGGGCTTTATCCTTCTCCAGAGTCGCGATGCAGAGGGGAGGAGCTGGTTTCGACATCAAACTGTACTCCCTCGGTGCTTGCAGCAATTCTTGCGCCGATTGTGTCTTAGCGTATTGAACGTCCTTTACGTCGGTGCTGAACATCGTCGGCAGATTCGACGTGCTCGTCTGACTCTTGTGATTTACGTGATTCAGATTGGCGAACGAGACGAGTTCCTGGCTCCGCGCTACCACGTCGCTGAACTTGGCCCTGTTCTCGCCCCAGTAAGAGGGCGGGGGTGGCGTAGGAGTAGGAATTGTTCCCATGACGCGCGTTACGTCCTCTTTCTGGCTCATATTCCCGTTCACGGTAGAAGCTgcaaaatttaaacatttaagaataagaaaaatctATAGCCAATAGAATTGTGATGATATGATAATGTAGCAAAACGTAAATAACGTACTTTTCACATGCGTTTTGTCGGCTCCACGACGTTTCTGAACCGATTTCTCCTTTCGTGGTGGATTCTTATTCTGACGTGGTAACTTGAAAGATGACTCAACGGTGCGCGAGGTATGAACGTGGTGCGATTTCGTGGTAGATCTAGTAGTACTCGTTTTCCATCTGTTCGGGTCATTCTGCTTCTCCTTATCGTACTCATCGTCATCACAGTCGCCTTCGTAATTATCCTTATAATCTACGCATGGCACAGGAGGAATAGACTGAGGTTTGCTTTTCTTAGATATCGGCTTTCTTTGGAGCTTTTCTTGCTTCCCGTACGACTGCTCGAAACCCTGCATGAGAGAACAAGCTTTCTTAATTCAGAAACGGCTTATCCACATAATTAATTCATCGACAACCAACATTTTCTcagttttggaaaacaaatttGATCACGATTAACGAATGCGGTTTAACTCTTTCGTTTCTAACGCAGTCGTCGTCACGAAAAggttaattattattccttataattactataatttgCCATAAGTTTACGTGAACTTGAACTTACTTTACACAAATTCGTTTCATCATGAGTCGAACTTTCCGTTGTCGTGGACGAGGTCTCTTCCTCTGAAAGGTGAACGATCTTTTGAATGCTCGCCGACTCGAGTTTTTTCAACGAAACATGATTATTGTGATTACTGTTGTTTCCGCTACTACTCGTCTGCTTATTTCGCTTGTTGTCCACTTTATTGGTTcgattgttattaataattccggCGTCCACTTGGACTTCGTGGTCAACCAGCTTTGACTCTTCCTTAGCACTCGGCTGCGTCGTCGGTTGTGGTTTTCCCTTTCTGTTTGACGTAGGGCTCGACTTCGTTGTCACGTTCACGGTACATTTCTTCTCTTGACtgatctgagtgtccgcaagCGTATCGTTCACCGCGTAATTGTCCGATGCAGCTTCCTGGCTGTTGTTCTGCTTCttattattcttctttttcgacCCGCACGTATTTGCTGCGTTTATGGCGTTTGCGTTGTTGTCCGCGTTAGCGGGTTCATCGCATCGTTTGAAAGACAGCAGGTCCTTGGACTCGGTATCCAGTTTGAATTTGCGTTCCTCCTCGGCGGTCCAGTCCGGAATCTTCAGCCCTCTCTGCGAGTCTTTATCTTTGCATTTTTTCACGTTCATCAACGTCCAATCAGGGAACGTTTCGTCTTTCCTCGTCTTGCTCTTCTCGTCGTTCGTTTTCTCTTGTTTGTTATTggcaccgccgccaccgtcgctGCTACCACCaccgctgccgctgccgctAATTTGCGTCTGTGTATTGTGCACCGAAACGTGTGACAACAGTCTTAGATCCAGGGGTGGTTGCACCGTGCTCTCCTTCGAGTAACTGGCTAGTGCACTATGTAGTATCCGGTCCGCCTCAAAAAACGAGACGACGACAACCAACAAGAACACTATTATCGAGACGCCGATGGCAATCCACTGCATCGTACGTTCCCATGGCGGTCTGGCGAGCACCGACGCGCACAAATCTAACAAATGCGTCGGCAAAGTCGCCTGCAGATTAAGTATCATCACGCCATTCTCCATATCCTCGCCGCCGCTGTCCGGCCCGACGCTGGTCAACACGAGTAGCTTCCGCTCCACGCGTGACAACGTAAAGTCCGGTGTGAACGCTACCTCGATCTTTTTCGTCGCATTCGAATCCAGCTTGAAGGACGAGCAATTGAGTACCTGAAAGCCGTAGCCCTCGCAAGGCAGGCCGTTGATCTCGAAACCGTAGATCTCGATCGGTAGCTCCCCCGTATTTCTAGCCAGGAAAGATCGTTTTACGGTGAGAGTAGGAGTCGTGCCGCGCTCtcctaaaataaaaagaggcaATTTTGTGAGGAACATCTCGTTTTGGCCAAGTGACATTAAAgcaaaattaaacatttgagAAATGTGTGATGCACAAAGCTCAAGTTGCAGCAAAATTAGCGAACGCAAGGATGAAGGGAAACGATGAAAACTGTAGAAAGATGCAGATCTTCCCTTAAACCGTGAGGCCTTAAAAGTGAGGAAACGTACATACGTTCGCAATTTTTAAGATGTTTGTCCGCCAGTTCGAACAGCAGGGGCGCAGTCGAGCCCGGCTTACGATTGTCGAACCTAAATTGTGCACTCGCACCTCGGCCAGTCATACGTAGCACTTCTAAAATAGTCATATTATTTCTGGAAAGCCATTAAAACATCACGTCAATACATAAGGAACAGCAGCGTAACACTTTAATCCTGCTTAATCTCAATATCTCCTCCCTTTCTCCACGCCCCGTGAGTAATTTacctaatatataaaaaaccaGACGACACTGAAGCGGAGAGGGGTGTATATGCTACGCGGATCGTCCTCGATTCCGCAGGGTACAAGTACAAGGGTAGCGACTGAGGCGCTACCGGTACACCCCACTGTTTCTCGAACAGTCCTCGCTCGTCCGCCTCGTTCTCCTCCAGCTTGAACTCTTCTGGGACCGTAGACGAGCATTCCGCGCACGCAGGCTTAAATCTACACGGACATTAAAGAGATGTCAATTCGCGATCCAATACGGTAAAATGATTTGTTGCAAAGCATCGTTAATGAAGCTACAATTGGCCATTCTTACTTCATCGGCAAGGAGTGATAAAGACGCACTCCTTGAGGGTAACTCCAGTCCATCACCAGCTGGACTATCAGCGGGCTCATGCTCG comes from Ooceraea biroi isolate clonal line C1 chromosome 8, Obir_v5.4, whole genome shotgun sequence and encodes:
- the LOC105274844 gene encoding transmembrane protein 131 isoform X1, producing MPEKKVLYCLLLLTLLDATLQIRSSLHGHNNAFVQDDNDVQYLLDNMPISMHKDFPNTVHGAGIAISLRDTPLDEDKMEDSLSHISFEPSILDFKERQLGIPHQETVIMFNKDHNKTIHLSSISGNTRHFHSSFFQNKVIPPLGNTTFNVVFLGRDEGDIDTHLFIHTSDGTLKYQVKGISVSSPYRLRPVVDVKLPLNASFTPLIYMHNPHPEALQVVEVYSSGGEFQLELPSGEPEGSRDLWEILPYQTKPIIRLRFNAYAEKNHTAYVRVCCRFKVNNTAEILVVAVEVEVKSGAGLHWGGSSGVINLGMGGSLQPPIRHPIALKNSAKKAIKVVNIINTPVSKALKLHFEPAIIPGETDIPIAIGMLVYDWKTGLDLQHFKGKLIIKAIGPGGSSQKLAIPWVAQVLQGGLEVNTSITHYCSPQSNQARNFSVVNKFKLPLAITNVTMCSNAKSLFTIKDFTPRVIKPDQKVNIFSLQLAKERKGDNVKMESSILIHSNVSVTEVPLLSYDGKVRKIMPGEKEDDMGTMNFGTVGSGTENEAIFALENQNPVNVELHGWGVNMPGAVLELMGCQSGPADLLDKEFRNITVCSHSGNQYIKPGFLAIFKIKVKTPVVEEDTIVGDVFVRTTYERFTLPVYMRVAHGRISLKKLIFTDCFPGSICVQQVKVHSTFSRPMEITHIAPINKDDRIKYIPLEEATMPVISKGETNIGSIQIDSSVICKQHCYLGLPVETSTGSQWLNTMSLPSHTRDSDLNLLNARYMRFVNSTTGGSWDNVTMRLDTTEVRGHKFYVNIKPFWPSLLAGSGNIKNKSVLMFPLTQVGNTSYCAIKLHNPSMSPLIVQLVMDWSYPQGVRLYHSLPMKFKPACAECSSTVPEEFKLEENEADERGLFEKQWGVPVAPQSLPLYLYPAESRTIRVAYTPLSASVSSGFLYIRNNMTILEVLRMTGRGASAQFRFDNRKPGSTAPLLFELADKHLKNCERERGTTPTLTVKRSFLARNTGELPIEIYGFEINGLPCEGYGFQVLNCSSFKLDSNATKKIEVAFTPDFTLSRVERKLLVLTSVGPDSGGEDMENGVMILNLQATLPTHLLDLCASVLARPPWERTMQWIAIGVSIIVFLLVVVVSFFEADRILHSALASYSKESTVQPPLDLRLLSHVSVHNTQTQISGSGSGGGSSDGGGGANNKQEKTNDEKSKTRKDETFPDWTLMNVKKCKDKDSQRGLKIPDWTAEEERKFKLDTESKDLLSFKRCDEPANADNNANAINAANTCGSKKKNNKKQNNSQEAASDNYAVNDTLADTQISQEKKCTVNVTTKSSPTSNRKGKPQPTTQPSAKEESKLVDHEVQVDAGIINNNRTNKVDNKRNKQTSSSGNNSNHNNHVSLKKLESASIQKIVHLSEEETSSTTTESSTHDETNLCKGFEQSYGKQEKLQRKPISKKSKPQSIPPVPCVDYKDNYEGDCDDDEYDKEKQNDPNRWKTSTTRSTTKSHHVHTSRTVESSFKLPRQNKNPPRKEKSVQKRRGADKTHVKTSTVNGNMSQKEDVTRVMGTIPTPTPPPPSYWGENRAKFSDVVARSQELVSFANLNHVNHKSQTSTSNLPTMFSTDVKDVQYAKTQSAQELLQAPREYSLMSKPAPPLCIATLEKDKALDPDPLILQPDSQHSNSYFINAFTEHPFERELVPYDDLPETDEPLVELETPEEDTRCQLWEDTSPMINLLSDNTNGFQLESSKITEKPVLSDLKDNWTVDTNWEPLYTRAAVGEERSGVWGINTGGVWAAAPWGAAAPPMVSQPLQSESDAQERTGFDPFRSLSTIWTPSSTESWRSKRED